One region of Mycolicibacterium lutetiense genomic DNA includes:
- a CDS encoding DUF5078 domain-containing protein, whose translation MSNRTSVKNLIRTGVAACAVAGSLATAGIASADATDDYPIPNRILRTPCTAEQIMAAARDVEPVYYERYMIDYNNKPVADQLGAQDRIHWFFSMDYAGRRQYSENTATNAFFENMAWRWPNWAKLFFNNKGVAANTTDVCQNYPPNDMSVWNWH comes from the coding sequence ATGTCCAACCGCACGAGCGTCAAAAACCTGATCCGCACCGGCGTCGCCGCCTGCGCGGTCGCCGGCAGCCTGGCCACCGCCGGCATCGCCTCGGCCGATGCCACCGACGACTACCCGATCCCCAACCGGATCCTGCGCACCCCGTGTACCGCCGAACAGATCATGGCCGCCGCCCGCGACGTCGAACCCGTCTACTACGAGCGCTACATGATCGACTACAACAACAAGCCCGTCGCCGACCAGCTGGGCGCCCAGGACCGCATCCACTGGTTCTTCTCCATGGACTACGCCGGCCGCCGCCAATACTCCGAGAACACGGCCACCAACGCCTTCTTCGAGAACATGGCCTGGCGCTGGCCGAACTGGGCCAAACTGTTCTTCAACAACAAGGGCGTCGCCGCCAACACCACCGACGTCTGCCAGAACTACCCACCCAACGACATGTCGGTCTGGAACTGGCACTGA
- a CDS encoding DUF4229 domain-containing protein codes for MVADVVVYLIARLVLVAVLAAAIYGLGHLVIADFPIVVALLFALVIALPLGIWLFRPLRERATASIASVDERRRTDREQLQARLRGEEPPKAG; via the coding sequence ATGGTCGCCGACGTCGTGGTTTACCTCATTGCCAGGCTTGTGCTGGTCGCTGTGCTGGCCGCCGCGATCTACGGGCTGGGGCATTTGGTCATCGCCGATTTCCCGATAGTGGTGGCTCTGCTGTTCGCGCTCGTGATCGCGCTGCCGTTGGGGATCTGGTTGTTCCGGCCGTTGCGTGAACGGGCGACCGCGTCCATCGCGTCGGTCGACGAGCGGCGGCGCACGGATCGTGAGCAGCTGCAGGCACGGTTGCGCGGCGAAGAGCCGCCGAAAGCCGGCTAA
- a CDS encoding nucleotide-binding protein: MSEPVVEPVVVPSEAQDPAPQDTGEPSTDTPVSEPPLVPSVFAPIPGFRGQQRFSNPSEPGVSTPLPAEWTAPTPPRGIPVITAPPVPASFDGPPARFFAAPAPGQPVLPGQPAAPARPVVGVDARPAAGDFATPYRDLSTDALLGQRKNPPTAGWRKALYVASFKQINVGESPKATHHNTLLGEVSQPLQGCYRIAVMSLKGGVGKTTITATLGATFASIRGDRVVAVDANPDRGTLSQKVPLETAATVRHLLRDAEGIERYSDVRAYTSQGPSRLEVLASESDPAVSEAFSSDDYLRALEVLERFYSLVLTDCGTGLMHSAMSAVLSKADVLVVISSGSVDGARSASATLDWLDAHGHQDLVRNSIAVINAVRPRSGKVDLSKVVDHFSRRCRAVRLVPFDPHLEEGAEISLDRLKPGTREALIELAAVVASDFAGARRSANRASEIR; the protein is encoded by the coding sequence GTGTCTGAGCCCGTAGTGGAGCCGGTGGTCGTGCCGTCCGAAGCGCAGGATCCTGCGCCGCAGGACACCGGCGAACCGTCAACAGACACCCCGGTCTCCGAGCCGCCGCTGGTCCCGTCGGTATTCGCTCCGATACCCGGATTCCGCGGGCAGCAGCGGTTCAGCAATCCCTCCGAGCCCGGTGTCTCGACACCGCTGCCCGCCGAGTGGACCGCCCCGACACCGCCGCGCGGTATCCCGGTGATCACCGCACCGCCGGTGCCCGCAAGTTTCGACGGACCGCCTGCCCGGTTTTTCGCGGCGCCGGCACCGGGACAGCCCGTCCTGCCCGGACAGCCCGCCGCACCGGCGCGGCCCGTCGTGGGAGTGGATGCGCGGCCCGCCGCGGGAGACTTCGCCACGCCGTATCGGGACCTTTCCACCGACGCGCTGCTCGGCCAACGCAAGAACCCGCCCACCGCGGGCTGGCGCAAGGCCCTCTACGTGGCGTCGTTCAAGCAGATCAATGTCGGCGAGAGCCCCAAGGCCACCCACCACAACACCCTGCTCGGCGAGGTCAGCCAGCCGTTGCAGGGCTGCTACCGGATCGCGGTGATGTCGCTGAAAGGTGGCGTGGGCAAGACCACGATCACCGCGACGCTGGGTGCCACGTTCGCCTCGATCCGTGGTGACCGGGTGGTGGCGGTGGACGCCAACCCCGACCGGGGCACGTTGAGCCAGAAGGTGCCGCTGGAGACCGCTGCGACGGTGCGCCACCTGCTGCGCGACGCCGAAGGCATCGAGCGCTACAGCGATGTGCGGGCGTACACCTCGCAGGGGCCGAGTCGGCTGGAAGTGCTGGCGTCCGAGAGCGATCCCGCGGTGTCCGAGGCGTTCAGCTCCGACGACTATCTGCGTGCGTTGGAGGTGTTGGAGCGGTTCTACAGCCTGGTGCTCACCGACTGTGGAACGGGGTTGATGCACTCGGCGATGTCGGCGGTGCTGTCCAAGGCCGACGTACTGGTCGTGATCAGCTCGGGTTCGGTGGACGGTGCGCGCAGTGCCTCGGCGACGCTGGACTGGCTCGACGCCCATGGGCATCAGGATCTGGTGCGCAACTCCATCGCGGTGATCAATGCGGTGCGCCCACGCTCGGGCAAGGTGGATCTGTCCAAGGTGGTGGACCACTTCTCCCGGCGCTGCCGTGCGGTGCGGCTGGTGCCGTTCGACCCCCATCTGGAGGAGGGCGCCGAGATCAGCCTGGATCGGCTCAAGCCCGGCACCCGGGAGGCGCTGATCGAGCTGGCTGCCGTGGTGGCGTCCGACTTCGCCGGCGCACGTCGCTCAGCGAACCGCGCGTCCGAGATCCGCTAG
- a CDS encoding type IV toxin-antitoxin system AbiEi family antitoxin domain-containing protein encodes MSIDELFAANSGVATTAQLTTLMTRKMVASLVRSGSIVRVRRGVYAPHPPDIADRLAALDLLNENPVVACMATAAAMYGFDTENDDRLHILDPGVRIRPDAEVMVHQRLGAPLRRVSGRLATAPAWTAVEIARTLRRPRALATLDTALRVNACTAAEFDAAALEQKGRRGIVAVRGLLPHADPRAESPMESEMRLVFIDWAVPPPELQYEITDRSGKTWRVDFAWPQVKLAAEYDSIEWHANPAAFTHDRIKSARLQECGWTTIPAVVDDIRKHPEHLVRQVLGHLNYPALAG; translated from the coding sequence GTGTCAATCGATGAACTCTTCGCCGCGAACAGCGGAGTGGCCACCACCGCGCAACTGACCACCCTGATGACCCGCAAGATGGTCGCCTCACTGGTGCGGTCCGGCTCGATCGTGCGGGTACGCCGCGGCGTTTATGCCCCGCACCCTCCAGACATCGCCGATCGGTTGGCCGCCCTCGACCTCCTCAACGAGAACCCCGTCGTCGCCTGCATGGCCACAGCCGCCGCGATGTACGGCTTCGATACCGAGAACGACGACCGCCTCCACATCCTCGATCCCGGTGTCCGTATCCGTCCCGACGCCGAAGTGATGGTGCATCAACGGCTCGGCGCGCCATTGCGACGCGTGTCGGGACGGCTCGCGACCGCACCTGCGTGGACCGCGGTGGAGATCGCGCGCACGCTGCGCCGGCCTAGAGCGCTGGCCACACTCGACACCGCCCTGCGCGTCAACGCCTGTACTGCAGCGGAGTTCGACGCCGCGGCTCTCGAGCAGAAAGGGCGCCGCGGCATCGTCGCCGTGCGGGGCCTGCTGCCGCATGCTGACCCTCGGGCCGAGTCCCCGATGGAAAGCGAGATGCGTCTGGTCTTCATCGACTGGGCGGTGCCGCCTCCCGAACTTCAATACGAGATCACCGACCGCAGTGGCAAGACCTGGCGGGTCGACTTTGCCTGGCCTCAAGTCAAATTGGCCGCCGAATACGACAGCATCGAGTGGCATGCGAATCCCGCCGCGTTCACACATGATCGGATCAAGTCGGCGCGGCTGCAGGAATGCGGTTGGACCACCATCCCGGCGGTGGTGGATGACATCCGCAAGCACCCCGAGCATCTGGTGCGCCAGGTGCTCGGACACCTGAACTACCCCGCGCTGGCCGGCTGA
- a CDS encoding NAD(P)H-dependent flavin oxidoreductase encodes MKPAICEQFGIDFPLFAFSHCRDVVAAVTNAGGFGVLGATAYTPEQLDQELSWIDEQVGGKPYGADIIVPAKFEGKGEKLSRGQLTDRIPAEYREFVARLLADHGIEPEEKQRFGGSSLSGDTGRELLDVAMSHPIKLIANALGVPPDYMIEAGRERGVPVAALVGAREHALKQVQAGVDLIVAQGTEAGGHCGEVSTLVLIPEVIEALDSAGSDIPVLAAGGIVTGRQMAATVAMGAAGAWTGSVWLTTEEAETAPHTVQKMLEATSRDTVRSTGRTGKPARQLKSEWTDAWQPNTGGHQTLPLPLQNMLAEPIIRRVDVLAAQGHPGAQALATYFVGQGVGLMNKIKPAREVVREFIEDYLAATERLSNSLPD; translated from the coding sequence GTGAAACCCGCCATCTGTGAGCAGTTCGGTATCGACTTTCCGCTCTTCGCCTTCAGTCACTGCCGTGACGTGGTGGCGGCGGTGACCAACGCCGGGGGCTTCGGTGTGCTGGGCGCCACCGCCTACACCCCCGAGCAGTTGGACCAGGAGCTGTCCTGGATCGACGAGCAGGTGGGCGGCAAGCCCTACGGCGCCGACATCATCGTGCCGGCGAAGTTCGAGGGCAAGGGCGAGAAACTGTCGCGCGGCCAACTCACCGACCGCATCCCCGCCGAGTACCGCGAGTTCGTTGCGCGACTGCTGGCCGATCACGGCATCGAGCCCGAGGAGAAGCAGCGTTTTGGCGGATCCTCGCTGTCCGGCGACACCGGTCGCGAATTACTGGACGTGGCGATGAGCCATCCGATCAAGCTGATCGCCAACGCGCTGGGCGTACCGCCGGACTACATGATCGAGGCCGGCCGCGAACGTGGGGTTCCGGTCGCCGCCCTCGTGGGTGCCCGCGAGCATGCCCTCAAGCAGGTGCAGGCCGGGGTGGACCTGATCGTCGCGCAGGGCACCGAGGCCGGTGGGCACTGTGGTGAGGTGTCGACGCTGGTGCTGATCCCCGAAGTAATTGAAGCGCTGGACTCTGCCGGTAGCGACATTCCGGTGCTGGCCGCCGGCGGCATCGTCACCGGACGGCAGATGGCCGCGACCGTTGCGATGGGCGCCGCGGGCGCCTGGACCGGGTCGGTATGGCTGACGACCGAGGAAGCCGAGACCGCGCCGCACACTGTGCAGAAGATGCTGGAGGCGACCTCGCGGGACACCGTGCGCTCCACCGGGCGGACGGGCAAGCCGGCCCGCCAGCTCAAGTCGGAGTGGACCGACGCCTGGCAGCCGAATACCGGCGGCCACCAGACCCTTCCGCTACCGCTGCAGAACATGCTGGCCGAGCCGATCATCCGCCGGGTCGATGTGCTTGCCGCCCAAGGGCATCCGGGCGCACAGGCACTGGCCACCTACTTCGTCGGGCAGGGCGTCGGTTTGATGAACAAGATCAAGCCGGCCCGCGAGGTGGTGCGCGAGTTCATCGAGGACTATCTGGCCGCCACCGAGCGGTTGAGCAACTCACTCCCGGACTGA
- a CDS encoding MMPL/RND family transporter, producing MSSTTDETQTDDTPTDAIATGRHAAPPRPLIPRLIRAFALPIILAWIVIVALLNTVVPQLEVVGKMRAVSMSPNDAPSMIAIKEVGKKFQEYDTSSSVMVVLEGDKPLGLEAHMFYDEMVRELRADTTHVQHVQDFWGDTLTAKGAQSRDGKAAYVQVYIAGDQGETLANESVQAVRRIATETPAPDGVKAYVTGSAASSTDQNIVGDESMKLIEFVTFGVIAVMLLGVYRSIITTLIVLGMVVLELSGARGLVALLGYHNFFGLTTFASNMLVTLAIAAATDYAIFLIGRYHEARRAGEDKEAAYYDMFHGTAHVVLASGLTIAGATLCLHFTRLPYFQTMGIPLAVGMVIVVAMALTLGPAVISVFGRFGKILEPKRHSKSRGWHRVGTATVRWPGAILVCAIVAALVGLLALPGYHTTYNDRIFLPKDVGTNVGYDAAFRHFSQAKMNPDLMMIESDRDLRNPADFLVIDKIAKALKSVHGIAQVQTITRPDGEPIKHSTIPYALGQSGTTQLMNNDYAQANLKNLLDQADDLQTSIDAMTDMMSIQTDLAAVSQSMADKMKTTSGDMNEVRDHLADFDDQFRPLRNYLYWEPHCFDIPMCWAVRSVFDSLDGINRLSDDFQDLVPDMQRMADLMPKMVATMPRQIQSMKHQKELLLNQYQVQKAQQDQTMAMQNTATAMSEAFDTAKNDDSFYLPPEAFETADFQRGLKLFMSPDGHAVRLTIIHQGDPLTPEGTARIEPLKIAAADAIKGTPLEGAKIYLGGSSATYHDMQLGADYDLIIVAAAALILIFIIMLLLTRAVVASAVIVGTVVLSLASAFGLSVLLWQHIVGIPLHWMVMPMSVIVLLAVGADYNLLLVARIKEEIHAGLKTGIIRAMVGTGAVVTSAGLVFAFTMASMAVSSLIVIGQVGTTIGLGLLFDTLVVRSLMTPSIATLLGRWFWWPQHVRQRPVPQPWPKPIQRNPEEALT from the coding sequence ATGAGCAGCACCACGGACGAAACCCAGACCGACGACACCCCGACCGACGCCATCGCCACCGGGCGCCACGCGGCACCTCCACGCCCACTGATCCCGCGCCTCATTCGAGCGTTCGCCCTGCCGATCATCCTGGCGTGGATCGTGATCGTCGCACTGCTCAACACCGTCGTCCCTCAGCTCGAGGTCGTCGGAAAGATGCGCGCGGTGTCGATGAGTCCCAACGACGCACCGTCGATGATCGCCATCAAAGAGGTCGGCAAGAAGTTCCAGGAGTACGACACCAGCAGCTCGGTGATGGTCGTACTCGAAGGCGACAAGCCGCTGGGCCTCGAAGCGCACATGTTCTACGACGAGATGGTGCGTGAGCTGCGCGCCGACACCACCCACGTGCAGCATGTGCAGGACTTCTGGGGCGACACCCTGACCGCCAAGGGCGCCCAGAGCCGCGACGGCAAGGCCGCCTACGTGCAGGTCTACATCGCCGGCGACCAGGGCGAGACGCTCGCCAACGAATCGGTCCAGGCCGTGCGGCGCATCGCCACCGAAACCCCCGCACCCGACGGCGTGAAGGCGTATGTCACCGGGTCCGCAGCATCGAGCACCGACCAGAACATCGTCGGCGACGAGAGCATGAAGCTCATCGAGTTCGTCACCTTCGGCGTCATCGCGGTGATGCTGCTCGGCGTGTACCGGTCGATCATCACCACGCTGATCGTGCTGGGAATGGTCGTACTCGAATTGTCCGGCGCCCGTGGACTTGTCGCGCTACTGGGCTATCACAATTTCTTCGGCCTCACGACGTTCGCCTCCAACATGCTGGTGACCTTGGCCATCGCCGCGGCCACCGACTACGCGATCTTCCTGATCGGCCGATATCACGAAGCGCGAAGAGCCGGTGAGGACAAAGAAGCAGCCTACTACGACATGTTCCACGGCACGGCGCACGTCGTCCTCGCGTCGGGCCTGACTATCGCCGGCGCGACACTGTGCCTGCACTTCACCCGCCTGCCGTACTTCCAGACCATGGGCATCCCACTGGCGGTCGGCATGGTGATCGTGGTCGCCATGGCACTGACCCTGGGGCCGGCAGTCATCTCGGTGTTCGGCCGATTCGGCAAGATCCTCGAGCCCAAGCGGCATTCGAAGTCCCGCGGATGGCACCGGGTCGGCACCGCCACGGTCCGCTGGCCGGGTGCAATCCTGGTGTGCGCCATCGTGGCAGCGTTGGTCGGCCTGCTCGCCCTGCCGGGCTATCACACCACCTACAACGACCGCATCTTCCTGCCCAAGGACGTGGGGACGAACGTCGGGTACGACGCCGCCTTCCGGCACTTCTCGCAGGCGAAGATGAACCCGGACCTGATGATGATCGAGTCCGACCGCGATCTGCGGAACCCGGCTGACTTCCTGGTCATCGACAAGATCGCCAAGGCACTCAAGAGTGTCCACGGCATCGCCCAGGTGCAGACCATCACCCGCCCCGACGGCGAGCCGATCAAGCACTCGACGATCCCGTACGCGCTGGGCCAGAGCGGCACGACCCAGTTGATGAACAACGACTACGCGCAGGCCAACCTGAAGAATCTGCTCGACCAGGCCGACGACCTGCAGACCAGCATCGATGCCATGACCGACATGATGAGCATCCAGACGGATCTGGCCGCGGTGTCGCAGAGCATGGCCGACAAGATGAAGACGACGTCGGGCGATATGAACGAGGTCCGGGATCACCTGGCCGACTTCGACGACCAGTTCCGGCCGCTCCGCAACTACCTCTACTGGGAACCGCACTGCTTCGACATCCCGATGTGCTGGGCCGTGCGGTCGGTCTTCGATTCACTCGACGGCATCAACCGGTTGTCCGACGACTTCCAGGACCTGGTCCCCGATATGCAGCGCATGGCCGACCTGATGCCGAAGATGGTCGCCACGATGCCGCGGCAGATCCAATCGATGAAGCATCAGAAAGAGCTGCTGCTCAACCAGTACCAGGTGCAGAAGGCCCAGCAAGATCAGACGATGGCGATGCAGAACACCGCCACCGCCATGAGCGAAGCGTTCGATACGGCCAAGAACGACGATTCGTTCTACCTGCCGCCGGAGGCGTTCGAGACCGCTGACTTCCAGCGGGGCCTCAAGCTGTTCATGTCGCCCGACGGGCACGCGGTGCGGCTCACCATCATTCACCAGGGTGATCCGCTGACTCCCGAAGGCACCGCACGCATCGAACCGCTCAAGATCGCAGCGGCCGACGCGATCAAGGGCACACCGCTCGAGGGAGCCAAGATCTACCTCGGCGGCAGCTCGGCGACGTACCACGACATGCAACTGGGGGCCGACTACGACCTGATCATCGTCGCCGCGGCCGCACTGATCCTGATCTTCATCATCATGCTGCTGCTCACCCGTGCCGTGGTGGCCTCCGCGGTGATCGTCGGCACGGTGGTGCTGAGTCTTGCCTCGGCATTCGGACTGTCGGTACTGCTCTGGCAGCACATCGTGGGAATCCCGCTGCACTGGATGGTGATGCCGATGTCGGTCATCGTCCTGCTGGCCGTCGGCGCGGACTACAACCTCCTACTCGTCGCACGAATAAAGGAAGAGATCCACGCCGGGCTGAAGACCGGAATCATCCGGGCGATGGTCGGCACCGGAGCCGTCGTGACGTCGGCAGGCTTGGTCTTCGCCTTCACCATGGCCTCGATGGCGGTCAGCAGTTTGATCGTTATCGGTCAGGTCGGCACGACGATCGGCCTAGGCTTGCTGTTCGACACACTCGTAGTTCGGTCGCTGATGACACCGTCGATCGCTACGCTGCTGGGACGTTGGTTCTGGTGGCCGCAGCACGTCCGTCAGCGTCCGGTGCCGCAACCGTGGCCGAAGCCCATTCAACGAAATCCAGAGGAGGCCTTGACCTGA
- a CDS encoding MFS transporter translates to MTTSTEAHQPAPSGRAETRRAIWNTIRGSSGNLVEWYDVYVYTVFATYFEAQFFDPADKNATIYVYAIFAVTFLTRPIGSWFFGRYADRRGRRAALTFSVSLMALCSLVIALVPSRETIGVAAPIILILCRLVQGFATGGEYGTSATYMSEAATRERRGFFSSFQYVTLVGGHVLAQFTLLIILTTLSTEQVHEFGWRIGFAIGGVAAIVVFWLRRTMDESLSPEQLEAIREGKDKSSGSLSELLTRYAKPLLLCFLITLGGTVAFYTYSVNAPAIVKTAYKDQAMTATWINLIGLIFLMAIQPIGGIISDRVGRKPLLVWFGVGGVIYTYILITYLPQTHSPIQSFVLVAVGYVILTGYTSINALVKSELFPSHVRALGVGVGYALANSMFGGTAPVIYKALEQGGHVPWFITYVTVCIAISLVVYVFFLKNKTETYLDREKGAAFT, encoded by the coding sequence ATGACCACTTCGACCGAGGCGCATCAGCCCGCACCGTCGGGCCGCGCCGAAACCCGCCGCGCCATCTGGAACACCATCCGAGGCTCGTCGGGCAACCTCGTCGAGTGGTACGACGTCTACGTCTACACCGTGTTCGCCACCTATTTCGAAGCGCAGTTCTTCGACCCGGCCGACAAGAACGCGACCATCTACGTCTACGCAATCTTCGCGGTCACCTTCCTCACCCGGCCGATCGGCTCATGGTTCTTCGGCCGCTACGCCGACCGACGTGGCCGCCGCGCCGCGCTGACCTTCAGCGTCTCGTTGATGGCGCTGTGCTCACTGGTCATCGCGCTGGTGCCGTCGCGCGAAACCATCGGTGTGGCAGCGCCGATCATCCTCATCCTGTGCCGGTTGGTGCAGGGCTTCGCGACCGGCGGCGAGTACGGCACCTCGGCGACCTACATGTCCGAGGCCGCCACCCGGGAACGGCGCGGCTTCTTCTCCTCGTTCCAGTACGTGACCCTGGTGGGCGGTCACGTGCTGGCCCAGTTCACCCTGCTGATCATCCTGACCACGCTCAGTACCGAGCAGGTCCATGAATTCGGTTGGCGCATCGGCTTTGCCATCGGCGGTGTGGCCGCGATCGTGGTGTTCTGGCTGCGGCGGACCATGGACGAATCACTGTCCCCGGAGCAACTCGAAGCGATCCGGGAAGGCAAGGACAAGAGTTCGGGCTCGCTGAGCGAACTGCTCACCCGGTACGCGAAGCCACTGTTGCTGTGCTTCCTGATCACCTTGGGCGGCACGGTCGCGTTCTACACGTACAGCGTCAACGCACCGGCGATCGTCAAGACCGCCTACAAGGACCAGGCGATGACGGCCACCTGGATCAACCTGATCGGGCTGATCTTCCTGATGGCGATCCAACCCATCGGCGGAATCATCAGCGACAGGGTCGGCCGCAAACCGCTGCTGGTGTGGTTCGGTGTCGGCGGCGTGATCTACACCTACATCCTGATCACCTATCTGCCCCAGACACATTCACCGATCCAGTCCTTCGTCCTGGTGGCGGTCGGCTATGTGATCCTGACCGGATACACCTCGATCAATGCGTTGGTGAAGTCCGAGCTGTTCCCCTCGCATGTGCGGGCGCTGGGGGTGGGAGTCGGCTATGCACTGGCGAATTCGATGTTCGGCGGGACCGCACCGGTGATCTACAAGGCGCTCGAACAGGGCGGTCACGTGCCGTGGTTCATCACGTACGTCACGGTGTGTATCGCCATCTCGCTGGTGGTGTACGTGTTCTTCCTCAAGAACAAGACCGAAACCTACCTGGACCGGGAGAAGGGCGCGGCCTTCACCTGA
- a CDS encoding 1,4-dihydroxy-2-naphthoate polyprenyltransferase yields the protein MASFAQWISGARPRTLPNAVAPVLAGTGAAAWTGSAVWWKALLALAVSLALIIGVNYANDYSDGIRGTDDVRSGPLRLVGSKLASPRAVLTAAVVSLVVGAVAGLVLAAFSAPWLIAVGAACIAGAWLYTGGKKPYGYLGLGEVAVFIFFGLVAVLGTQYTQALRVDWVGLVAAVAMGSLSSAVLVANNLRDIPTDSQSGKITLAVRLGDARTRQLYQLLVGVALVLPLVLMLATPWCAVGLLAVVPAVRGLRPVRDGSTGAQLIPVLRDTGLTMLVWAIAVSLALFLG from the coding sequence GTGGCCAGTTTCGCGCAATGGATCTCCGGCGCCCGTCCCCGCACCCTGCCCAACGCCGTCGCCCCGGTGCTCGCCGGTACCGGGGCCGCCGCCTGGACAGGATCGGCGGTGTGGTGGAAAGCGTTGCTGGCGCTGGCCGTATCGCTCGCGCTGATCATCGGTGTCAACTACGCCAACGACTACTCCGACGGCATCCGCGGCACCGACGACGTGCGCTCGGGCCCGTTGCGCCTGGTGGGTTCCAAGCTGGCCTCACCACGGGCCGTGCTGACCGCTGCCGTCGTGAGCCTGGTGGTCGGCGCGGTGGCCGGGCTGGTGCTCGCAGCGTTCAGCGCGCCGTGGCTGATCGCGGTCGGCGCAGCGTGCATCGCCGGCGCCTGGCTCTACACCGGCGGCAAGAAGCCCTACGGCTACCTCGGCCTGGGCGAAGTCGCGGTGTTCATCTTCTTCGGGCTGGTCGCGGTGCTGGGCACGCAGTACACCCAGGCCCTGCGCGTCGACTGGGTCGGCCTGGTCGCGGCGGTGGCCATGGGCTCGCTGTCCTCGGCCGTGCTGGTAGCCAACAACCTGCGCGACATCCCCACCGACAGCCAGTCGGGCAAGATCACGCTGGCCGTGCGACTCGGCGATGCGCGCACCCGGCAGCTGTATCAACTGCTGGTCGGCGTGGCCCTGGTGTTGCCGCTCGTACTCATGCTCGCCACCCCGTGGTGCGCAGTGGGGCTGCTCGCGGTGGTGCCGGCGGTGCGTGGACTGCGACCGGTGCGCGACGGCAGCACCGGCGCCCAGCTGATCCCGGTGCTACGCGATACCGGGCTGACCATGCTGGTGTGGGCGATCGCGGTGTCGTTGGCCCTGTTCCTGGGGTAG
- a CDS encoding DUF732 domain-containing protein, which translates to MKRLIIALSICAAAGLAVSAPAYADPDTDFANELHTFGIYGQRDYNAWIAKIMCKRLHNGVDHTAQDSVGFVKKQLAKDSTDAQAWQFTGTAINYYCPDQRSVYEQAAH; encoded by the coding sequence ATGAAACGCCTGATCATTGCCCTGTCGATCTGCGCCGCAGCCGGTCTGGCCGTCTCGGCACCGGCCTATGCCGATCCGGACACCGATTTCGCCAATGAGCTGCACACCTTCGGCATCTACGGGCAGCGGGACTACAACGCCTGGATCGCCAAGATCATGTGCAAGCGGCTCCACAACGGCGTCGACCACACCGCCCAGGACTCGGTCGGCTTCGTGAAGAAGCAACTGGCCAAGGACAGCACCGACGCCCAGGCCTGGCAATTCACCGGCACCGCCATCAACTACTACTGCCCCGATCAGCGCTCCGTCTACGAGCAGGCCGCGCACTAA
- a CDS encoding S-methyl-5'-thioadenosine phosphorylase, producing MLGVIGGSGFYSFFGPQARAVTVDTPYGAPSAPITVGMVGEHEVAFLPRHGVNHEYSPHTVPYRANMWALRTLGVRRILAPCAVGSLTAELGPGSIVVPDQLVDRTRGRADTYFDSGGIHVGFADPYCPALRSAATGLPGVVDGGTMVVIQGPRFSTRAESRWFADQGFTLVNMTGYPEAVLARELEMCYAAIALVTDLDAGIETGSGVTTVDVFAEFERNLVPFKKLVHEALETVDVERACTHCLAHDGVTLPFELP from the coding sequence ATGCTCGGCGTCATCGGCGGTAGCGGGTTCTATTCGTTCTTCGGGCCGCAGGCCCGCGCCGTCACCGTGGACACTCCCTATGGGGCGCCGAGCGCGCCGATCACGGTCGGCATGGTGGGTGAGCATGAGGTGGCGTTCCTGCCCCGGCACGGGGTGAATCACGAGTACTCGCCGCACACGGTTCCGTATCGGGCCAATATGTGGGCGTTGCGCACGCTGGGCGTGCGACGGATCTTGGCTCCGTGTGCGGTGGGCAGCCTGACCGCGGAACTGGGCCCGGGTTCGATCGTGGTGCCCGATCAGCTGGTGGACCGCACCCGCGGCCGGGCCGACACGTACTTCGATTCCGGCGGTATCCATGTCGGTTTCGCCGATCCGTACTGCCCGGCATTGCGGTCTGCCGCGACGGGGCTTCCCGGTGTGGTCGACGGCGGGACCATGGTGGTGATCCAGGGTCCGCGGTTCTCCACCCGCGCGGAGAGCCGGTGGTTCGCCGATCAGGGTTTCACCCTGGTGAACATGACCGGTTACCCAGAGGCGGTGCTGGCCCGTGAGCTCGAGATGTGTTATGCGGCAATCGCTTTGGTCACGGACCTGGACGCCGGGATCGAGACGGGCTCGGGGGTGACGACGGTGGACGTCTTCGCCGAGTTCGAACGTAACCTGGTGCCGTTCAAGAAGCTCGTGCACGAGGCTCTGGAGACTGTCGACGTCGAGCGCGCCTGCACGCACTGTCTCGCCCACGACGGGGTGACGCTGCCGTTCGAACTGCCGTGA